From the genome of Miscanthus floridulus cultivar M001 chromosome 10, ASM1932011v1, whole genome shotgun sequence, one region includes:
- the LOC136486492 gene encoding uncharacterized protein, protein MTTVTGSSASRSVAKRLRPELPLIICGKCKQKIVMEYRVKRQGPNKGRVFYKCPDRDWEGNGCDGWYWEEDYATYVQNLGALEVADAADEAIMSRHWMYNADRRSQDFIEGLHYFLGVAEANKRDGFICCPCALCKNLKEYSSSMSLHSHLLKSGFMSNYICWTKHGESGVMMEEGEGEDLDIDDIIAQYGAFDDTTMGGDEEEVAVEDDLGDALGDAIRDAQQEWESEKEKVKLERMLEDHRKLLYPMAEEGQKKLGTTLELLQWKAKNGVSDKAFGNLLNLIKKMLPKPNELPTTTYEAKKVVCPLGLKIQKIHACPNDCILYHGNEYENLDECPVCKASRYKIRRDDPGDVEGEQRPRKKIPAKVMWYAPIIPRLKRLFRNKDHAKLLRWYKEDRKVDNMLRHPADGSQWRAIDREFSEFANEVRNLRFALSTDGMNPFGQQSTSHSTWPVTLCIYNLPPWLCMKRKFIMMPILIQGPRQPGNDIDVYLKPLVEELLVLWNKPGVRVWDEYKQEHFDLRAMLFVTINDWPALSNLSGQTNKGYNACTHCFDDLDSIYLKRCRKVVYLGHRRFLPLNHQVRKKGKHFKGKPDHRKKPHNRTGEDVLAMVKDVKVVFGKGQGSESVPKDANGHAPMWKKKSIFWELPYWQVLETGDGRHYLSPASYTLSKEERDSMFECLSSIKVPSGFSSNIKGIINVPDKKFLNLKSHDCHVLMTQLLPVALRGILPPHPEGSIAQGYGTEEVIEFCVDFIPDIAPIGVPESRHEGRLSGKGTLGKKTYIGMEDDYFNKAHYTVLQNSSLVHPYIEIHKEFLRSKFPGKTEAWIRRQHMKSFSGWLRKECQGDDNIDEQLYLLARQPSWHILTYQGYEINGNTFYIVAQDKRSTNQNSGVRIDGTDPNGNIQTYYGRIEEIWELDYAPNFKVPLFRCQWVKLTGGGVTVDKEYGMTTVDLNNIGYKEEPFVLAADVSQVFYVKDMSTKSKRGKNEDINSMINEPKRHIILSGKINIVGIEDKSDMSEDYERNVRIPPFIVKKDPSIMLNDEDTPWLRQDHNQGSYVKKKFTVVPA, encoded by the exons atgacaactgttactggatcctcggcctctcgttcggttgcgaaacgactgaggccagaactccctctcattatctgcggcaagtgtaagcagaagattgtgatggagtaccgagtcaagagacagggacccaacaagggtcgtgttttctacaagtgcccggatcgcgat tgggagggcaatggatgcgatggttggtactgggaggaagattatgctacatacgtgcagaatttgggtgcgcttgaggtagcggatgctgctgatgaggca attatgtcacgccattggatgtacaatgccgatcgtcgctcccaagactttatagagggcttgcactatttcttaggtgtggccgaggcaaataagcgggatggtttcatatgctgtccatgtgccctatgtaagaatttaaaggaatattcaagctcaatgagtcttcattcacatttgcttaagtcaggtttcatgtcaaactatatatgttggactaagcatggagaaagcggggtcatgatggaagaaggtgaaggagaagatttagacattgatgacattattgctcagtatggtgcctttgatgatactacaatggggggagatgaagaagaggtagcggtagaagatgatctcggtgatgctcttggcgatgccattcgtgatgcacaacaagaatgggaaagtgaaaaagagaaagttaagttggagcgcatgcttgaggatcataggaagttgctatacccgatggccgaagaggggcaaaaaaagctgggtacaacactggaattgctacagtggaaggcaaagaatggtgtatccgataaggcatttgggaatttattaaacctcataaagaagatgcttccgaagccaaatgaattgcccaccactacgtacgaagcaaaaaaggttgtctgccctttgggattaaaaatccagaagatacatgcatgtcctaatgactgtatcctctaccatggcaatgaatacgagaatttggatgaatgcccggtatgtaaagcatcgcggtataagatcaggcgcgatgatcctggtgacgtcgagggtgaacaacgtcctagaaagaaaatccctgccaaggttatgtggtatgctcctataataccacgcttaaaacgtttgttcagaaataaagaccacgcaaagttgttgcggtggtataaagaagaccgtaaggtagacaatatgctgagacacccagctgatgggtcccagtggagagcgatagatagagaattttcagagtttgcaaatgaggttagaaacttaaggttcgccttaagtacagatggtatgaatccttttggacagcagagcactagtcatagcacttggccagttactctatgtatctacaaccttcctccatggttatgcatgaagcggaagttcattatgatgccgatcctcatccaaggtccgaggcaacctggcaacgatattgatgtatatctgaagccattagttgaagaacttctagttttatggaacaaaccaggtgtacgtgtctgggatgagtacaaacaagaacactttgacctacgagcaatgttgttcgtaaccatcaatgattggcctgctttaagtaatctttcaggtcagacaaacaaaggatataatgcatgcacacattgttttgatgaccttgacagtatatatttgaaaagatgtcgaaaggtcgtgtaccttggccatcgtcgattccttcctttgaaccaccaagtaagaaagaaagggaagcattttaaaggtaagccagaccaccggaagaagcctcataaccgaaccggggaagatgtactcgcaatggtcaaggatgtgaaagtagtatttggaaagggacaaggcagtgaatctgttcccaaagatgctaatggacatgcacccatgtggaagaagaagtccatcttttgggagctaccctattggcaagtcctagag acaggtgatggacgtcattacttaagtcctgctagctacacgcttagcaaagaagagagggacagcatgttcgaatgtctaagcagcatcaaggtcccatcgggattctcctccaatataaagggtataataaatgtgccagataaaaaattcctaaacttaaagtcccacgactgccacgtgcttatgacgcaattgcttccagttgctttaagaggaattctacctccacat cctgaaggaagcatcgcccagggctatggaacagaggaggtcattgagttctgtgttgactttattcctgacattgctccgattggcgttcccgaatcacgacatgaggggagactcagtggtaaaggaactttagggaagaaaacatatattggcatggaagacgattatttcaataaagcacactacacagttcttcagaactcgtcattggtgcatccgtacatcgagatacataaggagttcttacgatccaagtttccagggaagactgaagcttggattaggcgtcagcacatgaaaagtttcagtggttggttgcgaaaagaatgtcaaggcgatgacaatattgatgagcaactgtatttgttggctaggcagccatcgtggcatatcctcacgtaccaagggtacgagataaatgggaatacattttacatagttgcccaagataaaaggagcaccaatcaaaatagtggtgttcgcatagatggcacagatccaaatgggaatatacaaacatattatggccgcatagaagagatatgggaactagactacgcacctaattttaaagtccctttgttccggtgccaatgggtgaagctgaccggaggaggggtaacagtcgacaaagagtatggaatgacaacagtggacctcaacaatattggatacaaagaggaaccattcgtccttgctgccgatgtgagtcaggtgttctatgtgaaagacatgtctacaaaatcaaagagaggaaaaaacgaagacatcaactcaatgatcaatgagccaaagcgccacataattctttctgggaaaataaatatagtaggaattgaagacaagtcagacatgtccgaagattacgaaagaaatgtccgaattccacccttcatagtgaagaaagatccaagcatcatgttaaatgatgaagacactccatggttacgacaagatcataaccaagggtcatacgtcaagaagaaattcactgttgtgcccgcatga